A region from the Lolium perenne isolate Kyuss_39 chromosome 4, Kyuss_2.0, whole genome shotgun sequence genome encodes:
- the LOC127332168 gene encoding uncharacterized protein, protein MQSPALEPRTSMAEQYKKRPRLSDNAESSASKKPSILEVTSPVATLAPAPAPASVSPSPVATRTPSLAAPSPVSKRAPSSAAPSPAAMSKPIAVVKPTAATVKVTNPVPAMASALEAPNPVASSTPTSALPSPAAPNTADTATLAPSPVATAKPAVKHEPEDGRMLAVPAAEEVVILEVEKKWLYCVTCHSPLKPPIFLCEVGHAVCCDCAGRGGERKHCGACNRAATYSHVPWMDGMVTGHKEPCPYKSFGCARSIVYYAAADHKARCAHAPCYCFECAFEGSPASLVRHLTDQSGRHRWPVEEIKYESKKSFVVPASEHRRLLVSEEDGRVFLLAVGAGRGASGVRPVNIVCVRGNAGGGTTRPLYMGVLWVDGPPAASGHLRGDFKLKGELANCGVPGEVDMDHGQLHAHVNPEMLHGESKEVHLAICITKF, encoded by the exons ATGCAATCACCTGCGCTTGAACCGAGGACGTCGATGGCGGAACAGTACAAGAAGAGACCGCGGCTCTCCGACAACGCCGAGAGCAGCGCCAGCAAGAAGCCGAGCATCCTGGAGGTCACTAGTCCGGTGGCCACCCtggcaccggcaccggcacccGCGAGTGTGTCCCCTAGCCCGGTCGCCACAAGGACGCCGTCGTTGGCAGCGCCCAGTCCTGTTTCCAAGAGGGCACCGTCGTCGGCTGCGCCAAGTCCAGCTGCCATGTCGAAACCAATCGCCGTGGTGAAGCCAACGGCCGCCACGGTGAAGGTAACCAATCCGGTGCCAGCCATGGCATCGGCGCTGGAGGCGCCTAATCCAGTTGCCTCCAGCACGCCGACATCGGCATTACCCAGCCCAGCGGCACCCAATACAGCGGACACGGCGACGCTGGCGCCCAGCCCAGTTGCCACGGCGAAGCCAGCAGTGAAGCATGAGCCGGAAGATGGAAGGATGCTCGCAGTGCCGGCGGCAGAGGAGGTCGTCATCTTAGAAGTGGAGAAAAAATGGCTATACTGCGTGACGTGCCATTCCCCACTCAAGCCTCCCATCTTCCTG TGTGAGGTTGGGCACGCGGTGTGCTGCGACTGCGCAGGACGCGGCGGCGAGAGAAAGCACTGCGGCGCGTGCAACCGCGCCGCCACCTACAGCCACGTCCCCTGGATGGACGGCATGGTCACCGGCCATAAGGAGCCGTGCCCGTACAAGAGCTTCGGCTGCGCGAGGTCCATCGTCTACTACGCGGCGGCGGACCACAAGGCCAGGTGCGCGCACGCGCCCTGCTACTGCTTCGAGTGCGCGTTCGAGGGCTCGCCGGCGAGCCTCGTGCGCCACCTCACTGACCAGTCCGGCCGCCACCGCTGGCCCGTGGAGGAGATCAAGTACGAAAGTAAGAAATCTTTCGTGGTGCCGGCATCGGAGCACCGCCGCCTGCTGGTCTCGGAGGAGGACGGGCGCGTGTTCCTACTGGCCGTGGGTGCCGGCAGGGGCGCGTCCGGCGTCCGTCCCGTCAATATCGTCTGCGTCAGGGGGAACGCCGGCGGCGGGACCACGAGGCCGCTGTACATGGGCGTGCTCTGGGTGGACGGCCCTCCGGCCGCCTCGGGCCACCTCAGGGGCGACTTCAAGCTGAAAGGGGAGCTGGCCAACTGCGGGGTCCCCGGCGAGGTGGACATGGATCATGGGCAGCTCCATGCGCATGTCAACCCGGAGATGCTCCACGGGGAGTCCAAGGAGGTTCATCTGGCCATTTGCATCACCAAGTTCTAG